CCGCAAATACAACCGGCGACCGCTCCACCGCCGTGACCTGACACCCCGCCGCCGCGATCAGCCATGTGTCCAGTCCGTACCCCGCCGTCCCGTCGAGCACGCGCGGCCGCTGACCCCGCTTGATCCCCAGCGCGGCAAACAACGGTGCCTTGAGCGAACGCCCCGGACCGCTCCGCACATCAACCGCAAGCCAGTCCGCCGGCTCGATCCCCCCGCCCTGACTTTCACGCATCCGGTTCACGACATGAGCGTATCACATCCCGCCCCCGAGGCGGGGGGACTTCAGTCCCCCCGCCTCACTTTGGTCCAAACCGACATTGCGATTATGATGGGCGAGCATGGGGATGATGCGTCTTACATTCCTCGGCCTGCTCGCGCTGTTGTGCGGCTGTGCCGATCAGCCGGTCAGCGAAGGCGGGTTCAACGCCCGTGATCCGCAATCGAAGCTCTACGCCATTCACCGGGCCGGCGAAACCAGGGATGCGTCGGCGATCCCGCACCTCATCGAACAGCTCGGCAGCGACGATCAGCTTGTGCGCATGTACGCCATCACCGCGCTGGACAAGATCACGGGCAAAACGCTCGGTTATGTGTATTATGAATCGCCGGACAAGCGGGCCGCGGCGATCGAGCAATGGATCAAGGCGTACAAAGGCGGGCAGTTGACGACGGCGGCGGCGCAACCATGAGCGACACGAAGTGGGACATCGAGCTTCGCATCCTCAGCCAGCCGTGCTATCTGTGCGTCGCGCGTGCGGCCGTCTCCGCCCTGCTCGAACGCCTCGGCTATGACGAGGCGGACACCGGTAAGGTGATCCTCGCCATCGACGAAGCCCTCGCCAATGTGATCCGGCATGGCTACGACAATCGCCCCGATGGACCCATCTGGCTGCGCTTCAACCCGACCGTCTCCAACGGCGACCGCGCGGGATTCATCATGGTCATTGAAGACGAAGCCAAACAAGTCGATCCCGCCGCCATCAAGAGCCGCGACCTGGAGGACATTCGCCCCGGCGGGCTCGGCGTGCACATCATTCATCAGGTCATGGACGAAGTCGAATACGCCCCCCGCCGCGAGGGCGGCATGCGACTGACGATGACCAAACATCCTTCCCCCCTCAACCACCCCCCCACGCAGGGAAACACATCCTCATGAGCACATCCGAAATCATCACCAAAAAAGAACCCCTGCCGGACGGCGTCTGCGTCGCTCTGTCGGGTGAAATCGACCTGAGCCGCTCCCCCGAGCTGCGCACCGGACTCATTGAGATCGTCGGCGCCAAGCCCGCCCGGCTCGTCGTCGACATGACCGCCGTCCCGTACATGGACAGCTCCGGCGTCGCCACCCTCGTCGAAACCCTCCAGCGCCAGCGCAAAAACCAGGGCAAAATGATCCTCTGCGGATTGCAACCCAAAGTCCGCTCCATCTTCGAAATCGCCCGACTCGACATGGTCTTCACCATCGTCGACACCGTCGAAAACGCCAAGACAAAGTAAGGCGAGCGGTCACCCCCCGCTCCCCAACCCCTAACCCCCGATCCCCTTCCTCCTCATGTCCACCTCCGCCCAAACACGACCCAACCGCATCGCCGCCGCCGTCGGCTACATGGGCGCGACGGTGATCGACACCCTCGCCTACATCGGCGGCATCACGTACCTGGCCCTCGATCTGATCGTCTGGGTCGCGCGGGCGCTTCTGACACGCAAAATCCGATTCGGCCGCGAAGCCCTGTACATTCAGCTAGTCCGCGTCGGCGTCCGATCCATCGGCATCATCGTCCTCGTGAGCATGTGCATCGGTCTGATTCTCGTTTTGCAGATGGCCCCCCCGCTCAAGGATTTCGGGCAGGTCGACAAGGTGGCCAACGTCAACGCCGTCGCGATCATCCGTGAACTGGGCCCGCTGATTTCCGCCATCGTGCTCACCGGTTTCGCCGGCGCGTCGATGGCGGCGGAATTGGGCACGATGGTCGTCGGCGAAGAAATCGAGGCGCTCGAATCGATGGCGCTCAATCCCGTGCGCTTCCTCGTCGTGCCGCGCGTGCTGGCGACGATCGTCGGCCTCACCGTCCTGGCCGTCTTCGCCGACCTCGTCGCCATCGGCGCCGGGGCATTCGTCGGCATCGTCCTGCTCGACATCCCCGCCGGCGTCTTTCAGGCCAACACGCTCGAACAGGCCAAGCTCATCGACTTCATCACCGGCCTGCTCAAGGCCGGCGTCTTCGGCATGCTCATCGGACTCATCGCCTGTTACAACGGGCTTCAGGTCACCGGCGGCGCCGCCGGCGTCGGCCGCGCGACCACCATCACCGTCGTGCACGCCATCGTCTCGATCATCATCGCCGACCTGCTCTTCACCGCGCTGTTCTACGCACTGGGCTGGACCTGATCCTTTCGCCCGCTGCGAATCTTCACCGGCTCGACGAGCGCCTTGAGCTGCACCATCGCCCGCATGCTCAGCACCGCCGCGATCAGCAGTCCGACCATCACCCCCGCCTGCCACCACAGTCCGTCACTGAGCAGCCACGCCGCGTCATAAACCATCAGCCACAGCAGCCCACGCCGCATCAGCGTCCGCCCCGCCGCCGCCGGCGTGTCGCTTTGCCGACCGAGGCGCAGCGCCATCAGTACGAACACGCCCGCCGCCGCAGTCGGCCCGACCCACATCCAAGGCCGCCCCGGCGCGCCCAGCGTGTGATGCCCGTTCATCCATGCGATCATCGCCACCGTCACGAACGCCCAACCGCCGACCGTGATCCAGACCTGCGGCCCGACGAGCATTGGCCGCTTGCCCTCGAGCCGATGCGCCGCCGCGCTGATCCCGATCACATGCGTCATCGTCAGCCACACCGGCCAGACATAGGCGAGGCCCGGATTGGCGATGAACATGTGCACGCCGCGGATGAG
The nucleotide sequence above comes from Planctomycetota bacterium. Encoded proteins:
- a CDS encoding ATP-binding protein; translation: MDQGVQRRAVDDGGGATMSDTKWDIELRILSQPCYLCVARAAVSALLERLGYDEADTGKVILAIDEALANVIRHGYDNRPDGPIWLRFNPTVSNGDRAGFIMVIEDEAKQVDPAAIKSRDLEDIRPGGLGVHIIHQVMDEVEYAPRREGGMRLTMTKHPSPLNHPPTQGNTSS
- a CDS encoding anti-sigma factor antagonist (This anti-anti-sigma factor, or anti-sigma factor antagonist, belongs to a family that includes characterized members SpoIIAA, RsbV, RsfA, and RsfB.), coding for MSTSEIITKKEPLPDGVCVALSGEIDLSRSPELRTGLIEIVGAKPARLVVDMTAVPYMDSSGVATLVETLQRQRKNQGKMILCGLQPKVRSIFEIARLDMVFTIVDTVENAKTK
- a CDS encoding ABC transporter permease; the encoded protein is MSTSAQTRPNRIAAAVGYMGATVIDTLAYIGGITYLALDLIVWVARALLTRKIRFGREALYIQLVRVGVRSIGIIVLVSMCIGLILVLQMAPPLKDFGQVDKVANVNAVAIIRELGPLISAIVLTGFAGASMAAELGTMVVGEEIEALESMALNPVRFLVVPRVLATIVGLTVLAVFADLVAIGAGAFVGIVLLDIPAGVFQANTLEQAKLIDFITGLLKAGVFGMLIGLIACYNGLQVTGGAAGVGRATTITVVHAIVSIIIADLLFTALFYALGWT